A genome region from Pseudoalteromonas tetraodonis includes the following:
- the gppA gene encoding guanosine-5'-triphosphate,3'-diphosphate diphosphatase has product MGQLKPQKNVYAVIDLGSNSFHMLIAKSVAGGLQTIGRVKRKVRLAAGLDDNNLLSLEAMQRGWECLALFAERLQDIPKKNITIVATATLRLATNADDFKLRAEKILGHKVNVISGELEARTIYKGVAHTSSCAGKQLVIDIGGASTEVVIGQGFEARHYKSLNIGCVTYLERYFKDCQLNEANFNTAIEAARTVIDEIAPEYKTAGWQLASGASGTVQAIQEIMVAQNLNEMLTLEKLYTIKQQSIAYETIAELDLPGLSEERRLVFVSGLAILIALFESLEIEQMGLAGGALREGVLYSMLPELHNNDIRKRTIDGFMNRYHVDQKQASRVSGLALQLASEVNHYWPIEALSGLPLLNAVAQLHEIGLLIEYKQYHKHTAYILENTDMPGFSQSEHKVIVAIANSHRSDLQKGCLDHLGAHSNVATYIVRLLRVAVILSMRRQDDVLPNFKITAENEELAIQFENDWLKKHPLMASELNQEIKYQKKCGWKLKVN; this is encoded by the coding sequence GTGGGGCAACTTAAACCGCAAAAAAATGTATATGCAGTCATTGATTTGGGCTCAAATAGCTTTCATATGCTTATTGCCAAATCAGTGGCGGGTGGCTTGCAAACAATAGGTCGCGTCAAACGCAAAGTAAGACTCGCCGCTGGGCTTGATGATAATAATCTATTGAGCTTAGAGGCTATGCAACGAGGCTGGGAGTGTTTGGCCTTATTTGCGGAACGTTTGCAAGATATTCCCAAGAAAAACATCACCATTGTTGCCACTGCAACACTTCGTTTAGCAACCAACGCCGACGACTTTAAATTACGTGCTGAAAAAATATTAGGCCATAAAGTTAATGTTATTAGTGGTGAGCTAGAAGCGCGAACTATTTACAAAGGAGTTGCGCACACTTCTTCATGTGCGGGCAAACAGCTAGTTATTGATATTGGTGGTGCGAGTACTGAAGTGGTGATTGGCCAAGGCTTTGAAGCACGTCACTATAAAAGTCTTAATATAGGGTGTGTTACTTACCTTGAACGCTACTTTAAAGATTGCCAGTTAAATGAAGCAAACTTTAATACTGCCATTGAAGCCGCGCGTACTGTTATTGATGAAATAGCACCTGAGTATAAAACGGCTGGTTGGCAACTTGCCTCTGGTGCGTCAGGGACCGTACAAGCTATTCAAGAAATAATGGTGGCACAAAATTTAAATGAAATGCTCACCCTTGAAAAGCTATACACCATTAAACAACAATCTATTGCTTATGAGACTATAGCTGAACTCGACTTGCCAGGGTTAAGTGAAGAGCGACGTTTAGTGTTTGTATCTGGGCTGGCTATCTTAATTGCACTGTTTGAGTCACTAGAAATAGAACAAATGGGATTGGCGGGTGGCGCACTTCGTGAAGGTGTTTTATATAGCATGCTACCGGAACTGCATAATAACGACATTCGTAAACGTACTATTGATGGTTTTATGAATCGTTATCATGTGGATCAAAAGCAAGCATCGCGAGTATCCGGCTTAGCTTTACAATTAGCTAGCGAGGTTAATCACTATTGGCCGATAGAAGCATTAAGTGGATTACCGCTTTTAAATGCGGTGGCGCAACTTCATGAGATTGGTTTATTAATAGAGTACAAGCAATACCACAAACATACCGCTTACATTTTAGAAAATACCGATATGCCAGGTTTTTCGCAATCAGAACACAAAGTGATCGTTGCGATTGCCAACAGCCATCGTTCAGACCTTCAAAAAGGATGTTTAGATCATTTAGGTGCGCACAGTAACGTTGCAACGTATATCGTTCGACTATTACGTGTTGCCGTTATTTTATCTATGCGCCGCCAAGATGATGTCTTGCCTAACTTTAAGATAACAGCTGAAAATGAAGAGTTAGCTATTCAATTTGAAAACGATTGGTTAAAAAAACACCCATTAATGGCAAGTGAGCTAAATCAAGAGATTAAGTATCAGAAAAAATGTGGTTGGAAACTTAAAGTAAACTAG
- a CDS encoding ABC transporter substrate-binding protein, giving the protein MSAFRIIVNLNIVLIALVLGQTFAHAEQTNDKVIKLGMSTALTGPAKNIGQQLHKGSSVYFDKVNNAGGINGAKVLLLVADDHYEPKQTVNNTREFIYTNKVDALFGAMGTPTSHAIIPLLEQSKIPFLMPFSGASFLREKPSVKAFNLRASYNDEAQEQIKYLVEEHKHTKIGLFIQADEFGLYVESGLREALAKYSLTPVIVARYKRNSQDVESALNTLKLSGVTAICLVGTYEPLSEFINSAQKQGFNPEYTSVSFVPSFDLFDEVNSPSNIMVTEIVPNPLNCNDNFCTEFLADMQASNIKKPSRLHFEGYINAMAFSKAAKNCQFPLQQSCLMNELNSLLVTDTLIQKLFINTENNNKRNVYRSYYVNK; this is encoded by the coding sequence ATGAGCGCATTTCGCATAATAGTAAACCTTAACATTGTCCTTATAGCATTAGTGCTTGGGCAAACTTTCGCGCATGCCGAGCAAACCAACGACAAAGTAATTAAGCTGGGCATGTCTACTGCACTGACTGGCCCTGCTAAAAATATTGGCCAACAGTTACATAAAGGTAGCAGCGTTTATTTTGACAAAGTTAATAACGCTGGCGGTATTAATGGCGCTAAGGTGCTACTTTTAGTTGCTGATGATCACTATGAACCCAAACAAACCGTTAATAATACTCGTGAGTTTATTTACACAAATAAAGTTGATGCCCTGTTTGGTGCAATGGGTACCCCAACCAGCCATGCAATTATACCTTTACTAGAGCAATCAAAAATTCCGTTCTTAATGCCTTTTAGCGGGGCGAGCTTTCTACGTGAAAAACCGTCAGTTAAAGCATTTAACTTAAGAGCAAGCTATAACGACGAAGCACAAGAACAAATCAAATACCTCGTTGAAGAGCATAAGCATACTAAAATAGGGCTGTTTATACAGGCTGACGAATTTGGCTTATATGTAGAATCAGGACTAAGAGAAGCACTAGCAAAATATAGTCTTACACCGGTAATAGTTGCTCGCTACAAACGCAATAGCCAAGATGTGGAGTCAGCACTTAATACCTTAAAATTAAGCGGAGTTACGGCAATCTGTTTAGTCGGCACTTATGAACCACTCTCTGAGTTTATTAATAGCGCCCAAAAGCAAGGGTTTAATCCTGAATATACTAGCGTTTCGTTTGTACCCAGCTTTGACTTATTTGATGAAGTAAACTCACCATCAAATATTATGGTAACGGAGATTGTTCCAAACCCACTAAATTGTAACGATAATTTTTGTACTGAGTTTTTAGCCGATATGCAAGCGAGCAACATCAAAAAACCGAGTCGTCTTCATTTTGAGGGTTATATTAACGCTATGGCATTTAGCAAAGCAGCGAAAAACTGTCAATTCCCCCTTCAGCAATCCTGCCTGATGAATGAGCTTAATTCTTTATTAGTAACCGATACACTTATCCAAAAGTTATTCATAAATACTGAAAACAACAATAAACGTAATGTTTATCGCTCTTATTATGTGAATAAATAA
- the trxA gene encoding thioredoxin TrxA: MSEKIIQITDDSFEADVLQSDKPVLVDFWAEWCGPCKMIAPILSEVAEEFDGRVTITKLNIDQNAGTPPKFGIRGIPTLLLFKDGQVAATKVGALSKTQLVEFLENNI, translated from the coding sequence ATGAGCGAGAAAATAATCCAAATTACCGACGATAGCTTTGAAGCTGACGTATTACAATCAGACAAACCTGTACTAGTAGACTTTTGGGCTGAATGGTGCGGACCGTGTAAAATGATCGCCCCAATCCTAAGCGAAGTTGCTGAGGAATTTGATGGCCGTGTAACGATTACTAAATTAAACATTGACCAAAACGCAGGTACTCCACCTAAATTTGGTATTCGTGGTATTCCTACACTACTACTTTTCAAAGATGGTCAAGTGGCTGCAACTAAAGTAGGCGCACTATCAAAAACACAATTAGTTGAGTTTTTAGAAAACAACATCTAA
- the rhlB gene encoding ATP-dependent RNA helicase RhlB, giving the protein MTKTHLTDKKFSDFAIAPEVVAGLTESGFEYCTPIQAKCLPFICEGRDIAGQAQTGTGKTLAFLTATCHRLLQSSKAPSKHPRALIMAPTRELAIQIHKDAKILAPHCNLNLGLVYGGEDYEKQRAQLEKGVDILIGTTGRLIDLYKQGCYTLNEIEVVVLDEADRMFDLGFIKDIRYMFRRMPDTSERLNLLFSATLSYRVQELAFEHMTNPEHVQIEPDVKTGKRIQEELFHPSQEDKIKLLLTLIEEEWPEKAIVFANTKHSCETVYAWLKADGHRVGMLTGDVNQKKRQSILAQFSKGELDFLVATDVAARGLHIPEVSHVFNFDLPDDCEDYVHRIGRTARAGASGHAISFACEQYAYNLHEIEEYIEHSIPLSHYDKSALLDDLTKPTIHRKRNFSTGPRNRSNNNGRRPNNGYQKGRS; this is encoded by the coding sequence ATGACTAAGACACATTTGACCGATAAAAAGTTTTCAGACTTTGCTATTGCACCGGAAGTGGTTGCCGGGTTAACCGAAAGTGGGTTTGAATATTGCACACCCATTCAAGCTAAATGCCTACCGTTTATTTGTGAAGGGCGCGATATTGCGGGCCAAGCACAAACAGGTACAGGCAAAACGTTGGCGTTTTTAACCGCCACATGCCATCGGTTATTACAATCTAGCAAAGCACCTAGTAAACATCCAAGAGCCCTGATCATGGCCCCAACTCGGGAGCTTGCGATTCAGATACACAAAGATGCAAAAATTTTAGCGCCGCACTGTAATCTTAACTTAGGTTTAGTATATGGTGGCGAAGATTACGAAAAACAACGTGCACAACTAGAAAAAGGCGTTGATATTTTAATTGGTACTACAGGTCGCCTAATAGATCTGTACAAGCAAGGCTGTTACACCCTTAATGAAATTGAGGTAGTCGTGCTAGATGAAGCCGATCGTATGTTCGATTTAGGCTTTATTAAAGATATCCGTTATATGTTCCGTCGTATGCCCGATACATCAGAGCGTTTAAACTTATTATTCTCTGCCACACTGTCGTATCGTGTACAAGAGCTTGCATTTGAACACATGACAAACCCAGAGCATGTGCAAATAGAACCCGATGTAAAAACGGGTAAACGTATTCAAGAAGAGCTATTTCATCCTTCACAAGAAGATAAAATTAAGCTGTTGTTAACCTTGATTGAAGAAGAATGGCCTGAGAAAGCCATTGTTTTTGCAAATACCAAACACAGCTGTGAAACTGTGTATGCATGGTTAAAAGCAGATGGACATCGAGTGGGTATGCTCACCGGTGATGTAAACCAAAAGAAACGTCAATCAATACTCGCGCAATTTAGTAAAGGCGAGCTAGACTTTTTAGTGGCTACCGATGTTGCTGCGCGTGGTTTACATATTCCAGAAGTAAGTCATGTATTTAACTTTGACTTACCTGATGATTGCGAAGATTACGTTCACCGTATTGGTCGTACAGCTCGTGCAGGCGCTTCGGGTCATGCAATTAGCTTTGCGTGTGAGCAGTATGCTTATAACCTTCATGAAATTGAAGAGTACATCGAGCACAGCATCCCTTTATCGCATTACGATAAAAGTGCATTGCTAGATGATTTGACCAAGCCGACTATTCACAGAAAACGTAATTTTTCTACCGGTCCACGTAATCGTAGTAATAACAACGGACGTCGCCCAAATAATGGTTACCAAAAAGGACGGTCTTAA
- a CDS encoding tetratricopeptide repeat protein: protein MLTRLKRICFIGLLVVLSGASNDALSNEQTSLLEQFDLEQTWTKKHRLATDILANPDLPNLQRVTIYSDLAELAFTQSDLANALKYFKLLEANSTLKEQPKLYFRAIKMQGVVLYYQGLVQQAVVDYNRALNIAITLKSPIKQANLLSNIGLAYFDMYNMELALDYYQQAKVIYEKEGSAQDKADILHNIAGIYIRLSRYESALEMYREVLKVFQELGDDDGVAQVYGNMGVAYTESRQYQLALHYNQLALRYYQSVNNAFQLSTKHTNLATINLKLNKFDVALYHANAGQQFALEADNKSLLAAALHVLSTVQFVQGDTENAKETSERSITLAKEYNNGMRIKDGLGVEALIHASLGDYEKALSLHQQYVDYQRSVNTEEASKAVSQFQIQFESNQLNQEIKQLKQQQYLQELQIAKRSQLTFLLVIVAILILITVIAVYKRRTEKQAKLKLSEQVEQRTKELQSVAQELREANEVKGQFLANISHEIRTPLTAILAQTDDLISGQYKAEQLQDELRVIQRQSEHLRSLINDVLDLSKIEANRLELNISCFDMVRLINDVHAMFSPQTKAKGLSLILESQLGDTYFTRLDLTRVKQILINLCANAIKFTHKGHVTIAVSKTDQGLLFCIQDTGIGMSSSQLKLIFECFSQADNSISRRFGGTGLGLSLSQQLAAMMGGYISVQSEFKKGSEFSFYLPCIQVEEQVCHDDMQAKSAAGHRLLSGKVVLAEDHSDNRKLISRYLHSLGLEVIAVENGEQAVEQSLKLYPDLVLLDIQMPVMDGISAFELLKQCGYEQPILALTANAMSHEIDHYLSLGFSDYLAKPIDKESFYTVLAKYLSSANEDSSTESSHVDMSDLVASFKQSLITESELIEQHFKVGDYKSLQKDSHRVLGAAQMFEFKEIALVAKALDDELLQSQINTQKLTTLVNDLLVLLKQYG from the coding sequence ATGCTGACTCGGTTAAAGCGCATCTGCTTTATTGGTCTTTTGGTTGTACTGAGTGGTGCATCAAACGACGCTTTATCCAATGAGCAGACAAGTTTGCTTGAGCAGTTCGATCTTGAGCAAACATGGACTAAAAAGCACCGCCTTGCAACAGACATATTAGCTAACCCTGATCTTCCAAATTTACAACGCGTGACCATTTACAGTGACTTAGCGGAGCTGGCGTTTACACAGAGTGATTTAGCTAATGCACTAAAGTATTTTAAATTACTAGAGGCGAATAGCACCCTCAAAGAACAGCCAAAACTTTATTTTCGTGCAATTAAAATGCAAGGCGTGGTGCTTTATTATCAAGGGTTAGTGCAACAAGCGGTCGTTGATTATAATCGCGCGTTAAACATTGCCATTACCCTTAAAAGCCCGATTAAACAGGCTAACTTACTCAGTAATATTGGGCTCGCTTACTTTGATATGTATAACATGGAGCTAGCCCTCGACTATTATCAGCAAGCCAAAGTCATTTATGAAAAAGAGGGGAGCGCACAAGATAAAGCCGATATATTACATAATATTGCCGGTATTTATATTCGTCTCTCTCGGTATGAGTCCGCGCTTGAGATGTATCGTGAGGTTTTAAAAGTTTTTCAAGAGCTTGGTGATGACGATGGGGTTGCACAGGTATACGGTAACATGGGTGTGGCGTACACTGAATCGAGGCAGTACCAGTTAGCGTTGCATTACAACCAATTAGCTTTGCGCTACTATCAAAGTGTTAATAACGCCTTTCAGCTTTCGACTAAGCACACCAATTTAGCCACAATTAATCTTAAATTAAATAAATTTGATGTCGCGTTATATCATGCTAATGCAGGGCAACAGTTTGCACTTGAGGCTGATAATAAGTCGTTACTAGCGGCTGCCTTACACGTGTTATCGACTGTTCAATTTGTGCAAGGCGATACAGAAAATGCCAAAGAAACCTCAGAGCGTTCAATTACGCTTGCCAAAGAGTATAATAATGGCATGCGCATAAAAGACGGTTTGGGGGTTGAAGCGCTTATCCATGCTAGCTTAGGGGATTATGAAAAAGCGTTAAGTTTGCATCAACAGTATGTTGATTATCAGCGCAGTGTTAATACCGAAGAAGCCTCAAAAGCGGTCAGTCAATTTCAAATTCAGTTTGAATCAAATCAGCTAAACCAAGAAATTAAACAATTAAAACAGCAACAATACTTACAAGAATTACAAATAGCTAAACGTTCACAGCTGACGTTCTTATTGGTGATTGTTGCCATATTGATTTTAATTACAGTAATTGCTGTTTATAAACGCCGAACAGAAAAACAAGCGAAGTTAAAGCTGAGTGAGCAAGTTGAACAGCGCACCAAAGAGCTGCAAAGTGTGGCGCAAGAACTGCGTGAAGCTAACGAGGTTAAAGGCCAGTTTTTAGCGAATATAAGCCATGAAATTAGAACGCCATTAACCGCTATTTTGGCGCAAACAGATGATCTTATTAGTGGTCAGTATAAGGCTGAGCAATTACAAGATGAGCTTAGGGTAATACAACGACAAAGTGAGCATTTAAGAAGCCTGATTAATGATGTGCTTGATTTAAGTAAAATCGAAGCAAACAGGCTAGAACTTAACATTAGCTGTTTTGATATGGTGCGATTGATCAACGATGTTCATGCTATGTTTTCTCCACAAACTAAAGCGAAAGGCTTGTCACTGATATTAGAGAGTCAGTTAGGTGATACCTATTTTACGCGGCTAGATTTAACTCGAGTAAAACAAATACTTATTAATTTATGCGCCAATGCCATTAAGTTTACTCATAAGGGGCACGTAACAATTGCTGTTAGCAAAACGGATCAAGGGCTGCTCTTTTGTATTCAAGATACCGGAATTGGTATGAGCTCCTCACAGCTTAAGCTTATTTTTGAATGCTTTAGTCAAGCAGATAACAGCATTAGCCGACGTTTTGGCGGTACCGGTTTGGGCTTGAGTTTGTCGCAGCAGTTAGCAGCGATGATGGGTGGCTATATTAGCGTGCAGAGTGAGTTTAAAAAGGGCAGTGAGTTTTCGTTCTATTTGCCTTGTATACAAGTTGAAGAGCAAGTTTGCCACGATGATATGCAGGCTAAATCGGCTGCAGGGCATAGGTTGTTATCAGGTAAGGTGGTGCTTGCTGAGGATCACAGTGATAACCGCAAACTGATCAGTCGTTATTTACACTCCCTAGGACTTGAAGTGATTGCCGTTGAAAATGGTGAGCAAGCCGTAGAGCAAAGTTTAAAGTTGTATCCGGATTTGGTGCTGTTAGATATTCAAATGCCCGTTATGGATGGTATTTCTGCGTTTGAACTACTCAAACAATGTGGCTATGAGCAGCCTATTTTAGCGTTAACGGCCAATGCCATGAGCCACGAGATTGATCACTACTTATCACTTGGTTTTAGCGATTATTTAGCAAAACCAATAGACAAAGAATCTTTTTACACTGTTTTAGCTAAATACTTAAGCTCAGCAAATGAGGATTCATCGACAGAAAGTAGTCATGTAGATATGAGTGATTTAGTAGCGAGTTTTAAACAAAGCCTGATTACAGAAAGTGAGCTAATTGAACAGCATTTTAAAGTTGGAGATTATAAATCGCTGCAAAAAGATAGCCACCGAGTTTTAGGTGCGGCACAAATGTTTGAGTTTAAAGAAATAGCATTAGTGGCAAAAGCACTAGATGATGAATTACTTCAGTCACAAATTAACACTCAAAAGTTAACAACATTAGTAAATGACTTGCTGGTACTGCTTAAGCAATACGGATAA
- a CDS encoding chemotaxis protein — translation MDLINFKVGYKTISLKILDILLTEQFHNNLTVLPNDNKSFLGVKDYMGIPTPVFDLGIILNGVSTEHSNRDALKQLKSWQKQLNTWFNQLEQALLSSQNSLNTSQCELADFEQFYMEFKTDNDELKSTMSRFNEPFKSLLQKVEDTIKVHKQKNSKQVLIQLEIVKRHELIQLERLFESAKEQITLDYKPIIVFTTKDGMTPHVGLLVDKVEDNIEYKQEDIKPLDKLTEIGFDIDPQTRNMMHGLIKLADKHSVLIDPSAIFKPKELQTSSNAQEQETEAYGLF, via the coding sequence ATGGACTTAATTAATTTTAAAGTGGGTTATAAAACCATTTCACTTAAGATTCTTGATATCTTATTAACGGAACAATTTCATAATAACCTCACGGTGCTGCCTAACGATAACAAGAGCTTCCTAGGCGTTAAAGATTATATGGGGATCCCAACCCCAGTATTTGACTTAGGAATAATTTTAAATGGCGTGTCTACAGAGCACAGTAACCGAGATGCGTTAAAGCAACTTAAATCTTGGCAAAAACAACTCAATACGTGGTTTAATCAATTAGAACAAGCGTTACTAAGTTCGCAAAATTCGTTAAATACGAGTCAATGTGAGCTTGCTGACTTTGAACAATTTTATATGGAATTTAAAACCGATAACGACGAATTAAAAAGTACGATGTCACGCTTTAATGAGCCGTTTAAATCACTTTTACAAAAAGTAGAAGACACTATTAAAGTACATAAACAAAAAAATAGTAAACAAGTCCTCATACAGCTTGAAATTGTAAAGCGCCATGAGCTGATCCAATTAGAGCGCTTATTTGAATCAGCCAAAGAGCAAATAACCTTAGACTATAAACCGATTATTGTTTTTACAACAAAAGATGGAATGACCCCGCATGTTGGCTTATTAGTTGATAAAGTAGAAGATAATATTGAATATAAACAAGAAGATATAAAACCTCTCGATAAGTTGACTGAAATAGGCTTTGATATTGATCCACAAACAAGAAATATGATGCATGGATTAATTAAGCTAGCCGATAAACACAGCGTACTTATTGATCCAAGCGCTATATTTAAACCCAAAGAGCTTCAAACCTCTAGCAACGCACAAGAGCAAGAGACTGAAGCCTATGGACTGTTCTAA
- the rho gene encoding transcription termination factor Rho yields the protein MHLRELKDKSIKELVNLAESMGLENVARLRKQDIIFAILKSHAKGGENIFGGGVLEILQDGFGFLRSSEASYLAGPDDIYVSPSQIRRFSMRTGDSISGLIRPPKDGERYFALLKVNEVNFDKPENSRTKILFENLTPLHANERFRMERGNGSKEDITARVLDLASPIGRGQRGLLVAPPKAGKTMLLQNIAQSITHNHPDVTLMVLLIDERPEEVTEMQRLVKGEVIASTFDEPASRHVQVAEMVIEKAKRLVEHKKDVVILLDSITRLARAYNTVIPSSGKVLTGGVDANALHKPKRFFGAARNVEEGGSLTIIATALIDTGSKMDEVIYEEFKGTGNMELHLNRKIAEKRVFPAIDFNRSGTRREELLTKPDELQKLWILRKIVHDMSEIDAMEFLIDKLSMSKTNDEFFDSMKRQ from the coding sequence ATGCATTTACGCGAATTAAAAGACAAGTCTATAAAAGAGCTTGTAAACTTAGCTGAGTCCATGGGGCTCGAAAACGTAGCCCGCTTAAGAAAGCAAGACATTATTTTTGCTATTCTTAAATCCCATGCCAAAGGCGGAGAGAATATCTTCGGCGGTGGTGTATTAGAAATTTTGCAAGATGGTTTTGGCTTTTTAAGATCATCAGAAGCTTCTTACTTAGCTGGCCCAGATGATATTTATGTATCTCCAAGCCAAATTCGCCGTTTTAGTATGCGTACTGGCGACTCTATTTCAGGTCTTATTCGTCCGCCGAAAGATGGTGAGCGTTACTTTGCTTTACTTAAAGTAAACGAAGTTAATTTTGATAAACCTGAAAACTCTCGCACTAAAATCCTTTTTGAAAACCTGACACCACTACATGCAAACGAACGTTTTCGTATGGAACGTGGTAACGGCAGTAAAGAAGATATTACCGCACGAGTTCTTGACTTAGCGTCACCCATTGGCCGCGGCCAACGTGGTTTATTAGTAGCACCGCCAAAAGCGGGTAAAACCATGTTGCTACAAAATATTGCGCAATCAATCACACATAACCACCCTGATGTTACATTAATGGTTTTACTTATTGATGAACGTCCGGAAGAAGTGACTGAGATGCAACGCCTAGTAAAAGGTGAAGTTATTGCATCAACATTCGATGAACCAGCATCTCGCCATGTACAGGTTGCTGAAATGGTTATTGAAAAAGCAAAGCGCTTAGTTGAGCACAAAAAAGACGTGGTGATTTTACTTGATTCAATCACACGTTTAGCACGTGCTTACAACACCGTTATTCCATCATCAGGTAAAGTATTGACCGGTGGTGTAGATGCTAATGCATTACATAAGCCTAAACGTTTCTTTGGTGCTGCACGTAACGTTGAAGAAGGCGGTAGCTTAACAATTATTGCGACTGCGCTTATTGATACCGGCTCTAAAATGGATGAAGTTATCTACGAAGAGTTTAAGGGTACGGGCAACATGGAACTACACCTTAACCGTAAAATTGCGGAAAAACGTGTATTCCCAGCTATCGACTTTAACCGTTCTGGTACGCGTCGTGAAGAATTACTTACTAAGCCTGATGAGCTCCAAAAGCTGTGGATTTTACGTAAGATAGTCCATGACATGTCAGAAATTGATGCCATGGAATTTTTAATCGATAAACTATCAATGAGTAAAACCAACGATGAGTTTTTTGATTCGATGAAACGTCAGTAA